The proteins below come from a single Oscillatoria salina IIICB1 genomic window:
- a CDS encoding Tic22 family protein produces the protein MKSLFRKSFLFSSLATGLLTLGLISPALALPEAEVVEKLRSVPVFTVTDAQGAPLVINDDRQNDRAVAGVFISQEDANAFLERLKRENPDLGNQVRVTPVSLGAVYQLGQENRDRSDGLSFAFVPIDEQVESAETLIRQGGQEIDEFRGVPLFVAKAGNEQRYLTLQQGDRQMVPFFFEREQLQTMVDTFKQQNPELAATVKVQVVNLEGVIETLRTSENQQLNQILLVPSQESMEFLRSLPREN, from the coding sequence ATGAAATCTTTGTTTCGGAAAAGTTTTTTGTTTAGTTCGCTGGCAACGGGTTTGTTGACTTTGGGTTTGATTTCACCAGCTTTGGCTTTACCTGAAGCAGAAGTGGTGGAAAAATTACGCTCGGTTCCGGTTTTTACGGTGACAGATGCTCAAGGTGCGCCTTTGGTTATCAATGACGATCGCCAAAACGATCGCGCAGTGGCTGGTGTGTTTATCTCTCAAGAGGATGCTAATGCTTTCCTCGAACGGTTGAAAAGAGAAAATCCCGATCTGGGGAATCAAGTTCGGGTAACTCCGGTTTCTCTGGGAGCAGTTTATCAACTCGGTCAAGAAAATCGCGATCGCTCTGATGGTTTGAGTTTTGCTTTTGTTCCGATTGATGAACAAGTGGAATCGGCGGAAACTTTGATTCGTCAAGGTGGTCAGGAAATTGATGAGTTTCGTGGGGTTCCTTTGTTTGTTGCGAAAGCTGGAAATGAGCAACGTTATTTGACTTTGCAACAAGGAGATCGCCAAATGGTTCCTTTCTTTTTTGAGCGGGAACAGTTACAAACAATGGTCGATACTTTTAAGCAACAAAATCCGGAATTGGCTGCTACGGTTAAAGTTCAAGTGGTCAATCTTGAAGGTGTGATTGAAACTCTCCGTACTAGTGAGAATCAGCAGCTTAATCAAATTTTGTTGGTTCCTTCTCAGGAGTCGATGGAGTTTTTGCGATCGCTTCCTCGTGAAAATTAG
- a CDS encoding Tic22 family protein codes for MKSLVRSWATFSLVAATSLGSVFASGLSALALPEAQVMEKLRTIPVFTIADRDGSPLVASVEDQRVSGVFISQSDAEAFVNKLKRENPELGNQVRVFPVSLGEIYQLNQSRENQNNGLGFAFLPMQNQVQTAVTVLRQQGQNIENFQGVPLFVARGGQDRGYLTIQRDGEQVIPFFFEKEQLQNVIDRFKQQQPSLASTVQVQVVPLEGVIRTLQTSNDAQLNKIVLVPSRESLQFLQSLPQGQN; via the coding sequence ATGAAATCTTTGGTTCGCTCTTGGGCAACTTTTAGTTTAGTTGCTGCTACGTCACTGGGTTCGGTATTCGCTTCTGGGCTTTCGGCGTTGGCTTTACCAGAAGCTCAAGTTATGGAAAAATTACGCACTATACCAGTTTTTACGATCGCCGATCGCGATGGTTCGCCGCTAGTTGCTTCGGTGGAAGATCAAAGAGTATCAGGTGTCTTTATTAGCCAAAGTGATGCTGAGGCTTTTGTGAATAAACTGAAAAGAGAAAACCCCGAACTGGGCAATCAAGTGCGCGTTTTTCCGGTATCTCTGGGTGAAATTTATCAACTCAATCAGTCGCGGGAAAATCAAAATAATGGTTTAGGTTTTGCCTTTTTGCCAATGCAAAATCAAGTCCAGACGGCGGTGACAGTTCTCCGTCAGCAGGGACAAAATATTGAGAATTTTCAAGGAGTTCCTTTGTTTGTTGCTCGTGGAGGACAGGATCGAGGCTATTTGACGATTCAACGAGATGGCGAGCAAGTAATTCCTTTCTTTTTTGAAAAAGAGCAGTTACAAAATGTGATCGATCGCTTTAAGCAACAACAACCGAGTTTGGCTTCCACGGTACAAGTTCAGGTGGTGCCGCTAGAGGGTGTGATTCGGACTTTGCAAACCAGTAATGATGCCCAATTGAATAAGATTGTTCTGGTTCCTTCCCGGGAGTCGCTACAATTCTTGCAGTCTCTACCCCAAGGTCAAAATTAG
- a CDS encoding GNAT family N-acetyltransferase has translation MGFWKSLFSNSDAAASQTIDPERETVVKTGDRAGDSRIFFSTEREIDLYELEELCDAVGWSRRPLRKVKKALQHSFLVVSMWEVRGSSNRLVGFARATSDHAFNATIWDVVVHPDFQNKGLGKALMKYTIKKLRSEDISNITLFADPQVVDFYRRLGFILDPEGIKGMFWYPD, from the coding sequence ATGGGTTTTTGGAAAAGCTTGTTTAGCAATTCTGACGCAGCAGCGTCTCAGACGATCGATCCTGAAAGGGAGACCGTGGTAAAAACCGGCGATCGCGCTGGGGATTCTCGAATTTTTTTTAGCACTGAACGAGAAATTGACCTTTACGAACTTGAAGAACTTTGTGATGCTGTCGGTTGGTCTCGCCGTCCCCTGCGTAAAGTAAAAAAGGCTCTTCAACACAGCTTTCTCGTAGTTTCTATGTGGGAGGTACGCGGGAGTAGCAACCGTTTGGTTGGCTTTGCTAGGGCTACTTCAGACCACGCTTTTAATGCCACAATTTGGGATGTGGTTGTTCATCCTGATTTCCAAAATAAGGGGTTGGGTAAGGCTTTGATGAAGTACACGATTAAAAAACTCCGTAGCGAGGATATTAGTAATATCACTCTTTTTGCCGATCCCCAAGTGGTCGATTTCTATCGCCGACTTGGTTTTATCCTCGATCCGGAAGGAATTAAAGGTATGTTTTGGTATCCAGATTGA
- a CDS encoding alpha/beta fold hydrolase, which produces MASIDLLGVPHAYELTPRPPNSSSVVLVFIHGWLLSYRYWQPVVELLAQDYQCLCYDLRGFGDSQLNKAASDRAIAISNSLSVQANLASSYTLAAYARDLGILLEKLGIEKAWLLGHSLGGSIALWGADLFSEIVKGVICLNSGGGIYVKEEFERFRSAGQQLVKRRFSWLKYVPLIDLVFARAMVARPLSRHWARQRVLDFVKAETQAALGALLDSTTESEVHQLPRIVARLQQPVYFLAGAQDTIMEPKYVRHLASFHQLFGDCGSNVIEIADCGHMSMIEQPDLVALRIKEILSKHEWLD; this is translated from the coding sequence ATGGCAAGCATCGATCTTCTGGGAGTACCTCACGCTTACGAACTAACACCTCGCCCCCCAAATTCATCTTCTGTGGTGCTAGTTTTCATTCATGGCTGGCTCTTAAGCTATAGGTATTGGCAACCCGTAGTAGAGTTATTAGCACAAGATTATCAGTGCCTTTGTTATGACTTACGGGGATTTGGCGATTCTCAACTCAACAAGGCAGCAAGCGATCGCGCGATCGCTATCTCAAATTCTCTCTCTGTTCAAGCTAATTTGGCTTCTAGTTATACTTTGGCTGCTTATGCCCGAGATTTAGGTATTTTGCTCGAAAAGTTAGGCATTGAGAAAGCTTGGCTGCTCGGTCACTCTTTGGGTGGTAGTATCGCTCTTTGGGGTGCTGATTTGTTTAGCGAAATTGTTAAGGGAGTTATTTGTCTTAATTCTGGGGGCGGTATTTATGTTAAAGAGGAATTTGAACGCTTTCGCTCTGCGGGTCAGCAATTGGTCAAAAGACGTTTTAGTTGGCTTAAATACGTGCCTTTGATCGATTTAGTCTTTGCGCGAGCAATGGTGGCTCGTCCCTTGTCTCGTCATTGGGCGCGTCAGCGCGTTTTGGATTTTGTCAAGGCGGAAACTCAGGCAGCTTTGGGTGCTTTGCTTGATTCGACCACAGAATCTGAAGTTCACCAGTTACCACGAATTGTGGCGCGACTTCAACAACCAGTTTATTTTTTAGCTGGGGCGCAAGATACAATTATGGAACCTAAGTATGTTCGTCATTTAGCCAGCTTTCACCAATTGTTTGGCGATTGTGGCTCTAATGTGATTGAAATTGCTGATTGCGGACATATGTCGATGATCGAACAACCCGATTTGGTAGCGCTGAGGATTAAAGAAATTCTCAGCAAGCACGAATGGCTAGATTAG
- a CDS encoding DUF6679 family protein produces the protein MLHRKIYQLCADGREVCLFLRDQQRWIENARIVDLEGDLVTIRYETEEDDEVSSWEEMVRLESIGSVTQKLASVPRGNAEIQVSDDCPEAEQIRPHYPESDRE, from the coding sequence ATGCTACACCGCAAGATTTATCAACTCTGTGCAGATGGTCGTGAAGTTTGCTTGTTCTTGCGGGACCAGCAACGTTGGATTGAAAACGCTCGGATCGTCGATTTAGAAGGCGATTTAGTGACTATTCGTTATGAAACTGAAGAAGATGACGAAGTTAGTTCTTGGGAAGAAATGGTTCGTCTAGAAAGTATTGGTTCTGTAACCCAAAAACTGGCTTCAGTTCCCAGAGGAAACGCAGAAATTCAAGTTTCTGATGATTGTCCCGAAGCGGAACAAATCAGACCCCACTATCCAGAAAGCGATCGCGAGTAA
- a CDS encoding MBL fold metallo-hydrolase: MNQHRSTTFDELVTLSCLPYGVAHGEEGVCLLVRMGPHRILLDCGLSDISELESLSAPPADLLLCSHAHTDHAQGLLALHQAFPQMPIYASEVTTELLPLNWQELNRAEIPQFCQALPWRSPVEFCDGLSAELFPAGHLPGAAAILLTYKNPEQERSRAYKLLYTGDFSVSNSRLVDGLSIESLRGLAPDVLIIEGSYGTARHPRRRQQEKQLMERIDRAIANSQSVLLPVPSLGLGQEILMLLRSHHQFTGRDLDIWVDATVAIGCDAYLELLPHFPASVQNFARHQPLFWDDRVRPRVRRLSPENRSNIGQSPCIVLTDYATQLREFCHPESGSWLILLHEHPRLKMQPDPRQIFSLASEIRTLGSPNSNRLRIETYLLAQHSDGLNTTQLIHNLRPQHVIFVHGSPAYLADLTSLEELQNRYQLHSPRAGTLVELPIGDNFIQPAAPLETHYEGELNELADGVKINLPDSLTTDPRWNNFADTGLVEARWQGEELVLRGLSQRELLTQTSNAKMPIDIDCCGNCRHQRGQRCCNQASPLYGFKVTPEGYCPVYEPADPQNET; the protein is encoded by the coding sequence ATGAATCAACATCGCTCCACCACTTTTGACGAGTTGGTTACGTTATCCTGTCTTCCCTATGGCGTTGCTCATGGGGAAGAAGGTGTTTGTTTGTTGGTACGGATGGGACCTCACCGCATTCTCCTTGATTGTGGTTTGAGTGATATTTCTGAGCTAGAAAGTTTGAGCGCTCCTCCGGCAGATTTGTTGTTGTGTTCTCACGCTCATACAGATCACGCACAAGGTTTACTCGCACTGCATCAAGCTTTTCCGCAAATGCCAATTTATGCTTCAGAAGTAACTACGGAGTTATTGCCTCTGAATTGGCAAGAGTTAAACAGAGCAGAAATACCACAATTTTGTCAAGCTTTGCCTTGGCGATCGCCTGTAGAATTTTGTGATGGTTTGAGTGCAGAATTGTTCCCGGCAGGTCATTTACCTGGTGCCGCAGCGATTTTGCTGACGTATAAGAATCCCGAACAGGAGCGATCGCGTGCTTATAAATTGCTTTATACGGGCGATTTTTCTGTTTCTAATTCGCGTTTGGTAGATGGTTTATCAATCGAGTCTCTACGCGGGTTAGCGCCCGATGTCCTAATTATTGAAGGCAGTTACGGTACAGCGCGACATCCTCGGCGCAGACAACAAGAAAAACAACTGATGGAACGGATCGATCGCGCGATCGCCAATTCTCAAAGTGTTCTCTTACCCGTACCTTCTTTGGGTTTAGGTCAAGAAATTTTGATGCTTTTGCGCTCTCATCATCAGTTTACAGGTCGGGATTTGGATATTTGGGTTGATGCCACTGTCGCCATAGGTTGCGATGCTTATCTAGAACTTTTGCCTCATTTTCCGGCATCAGTACAAAATTTTGCCCGACATCAGCCTTTGTTTTGGGATGACCGAGTACGCCCGCGAGTGCGTCGCTTAAGTCCAGAGAATCGCAGTAACATCGGTCAATCTCCCTGTATCGTGCTGACCGATTATGCTACTCAACTAAGAGAATTTTGTCATCCGGAGTCGGGATCTTGGCTGATTTTACTCCACGAACATCCTCGGTTGAAAATGCAACCCGATCCCAGGCAAATTTTCAGCCTTGCCAGCGAGATTCGGACTCTTGGTTCTCCCAACTCGAATCGGCTGCGGATCGAAACTTATTTACTTGCCCAACATAGTGATGGTTTGAATACTACTCAGCTCATCCACAATTTACGTCCCCAGCACGTAATTTTTGTCCACGGTTCCCCTGCTTACTTGGCAGATTTAACCAGCTTAGAAGAACTGCAAAATCGCTATCAATTACATTCTCCTAGGGCAGGAACCCTTGTCGAATTGCCAATTGGGGACAACTTTATTCAACCTGCGGCACCTCTAGAAACTCATTACGAAGGAGAGTTGAATGAATTAGCTGATGGCGTCAAAATTAATTTACCTGATTCCCTCACTACCGATCCCCGTTGGAATAACTTTGCTGATACAGGTTTAGTCGAAGCCCGTTGGCAAGGAGAAGAATTAGTCTTAAGAGGTTTATCGCAACGGGAACTTTTAACTCAAACCAGCAACGCCAAAATGCCTATTGATATTGATTGTTGTGGCAACTGCCGTCACCAAAGGGGTCAGCGCTGCTGTAACCAAGCTTCTCCTCTGTACGGTTTCAAAGTAACCCCAGAAGGATACTGCCCAGTGTACGAACCTGCTGACCCCCAAAACGAAACATAA
- a CDS encoding cation:proton antiporter: MEGSFELTLQIVIAVLAGISAQVVAEYLKVPSIVFLLLFGIMLGSDGLDLLHPHELGVGLEVIVALSVAVILFEGGLNLELRALGRVSGSLRNLVTFGTLLTLLGGGMAAHWLAEFPWPLAFLYASLVVVTGPTVISPLLKYVEVDRQVATLLEGEGVLIDPVGAILAVVVLDTIFNSDAGAVEIVSGLLLRLGIGAIIGAVGGWLLNLILKLGSFISEDLKNLVVLAGVWGLFGLAQTVRSESGLMATVVAGIVLRASSIPEERLLRRFKGQLTVLGVSVLFILLAADLSIASIFALGWGSLFTVLLLMLVVRPVSVTLCTWKSGLNWRQKLFLGWVGPRGIVSASVASLFAILLTQRGFNGGDSIKALVFLTIMMTVLVQGLTARWVAHWLKITSSEATGAVIIGCNPLGRLVGRLFQEQGESVVLIDTDPEACQKAEEENLRVFQSSGLDPDALEEAGIESIGTFLALTSNGEVNLVLGQRAIEEFQPPRVLAVFPKNSQTNNPTNKAKVNQAFIAQLPIKTWNQYLSEGQVKLGRTVLKEPGFTFQQAHLKALIRSGELLPLLVKRERRLQVVKASEEWRAGDEIIYLLHDPRPKLLKRLSGGSSSSRLALEKLPEVEEVPIAAPVPESTEEKVTEPVNQ, translated from the coding sequence ATGGAAGGATCTTTTGAACTTACCCTACAAATAGTAATCGCAGTCCTTGCAGGCATTAGTGCCCAGGTTGTGGCTGAATATCTGAAAGTGCCAAGCATCGTCTTCTTACTGCTATTCGGCATCATGCTGGGTAGCGACGGTTTAGACTTGCTGCACCCTCACGAGTTGGGTGTTGGTCTGGAAGTGATTGTAGCTCTCTCAGTAGCCGTGATTCTGTTTGAGGGAGGACTGAATTTAGAATTACGAGCTTTAGGTAGAGTTTCTGGTAGTTTGCGTAACTTAGTTACCTTTGGAACCCTACTTACTTTGCTTGGGGGCGGGATGGCAGCCCATTGGCTGGCAGAATTCCCTTGGCCCCTGGCATTTCTTTATGCTTCTTTAGTGGTAGTTACCGGACCGACGGTAATTAGTCCCTTGCTCAAATATGTGGAAGTAGACCGACAAGTAGCTACTTTACTAGAGGGCGAAGGAGTTTTAATCGACCCAGTAGGCGCAATTTTAGCTGTCGTCGTTTTAGACACGATTTTTAATAGCGATGCTGGTGCTGTCGAAATAGTTAGCGGTCTCTTGCTCCGTTTGGGCATTGGAGCCATTATCGGTGCTGTTGGGGGCTGGTTGTTGAATTTAATTCTCAAGCTAGGCAGTTTTATCTCTGAAGACCTGAAAAATTTAGTAGTTTTGGCAGGGGTTTGGGGCTTATTTGGATTAGCTCAAACTGTCCGTTCGGAATCGGGGCTGATGGCTACTGTGGTGGCTGGAATTGTCTTGAGAGCTTCTTCTATTCCTGAAGAAAGGCTTCTCCGCCGCTTTAAAGGACAATTAACTGTCCTTGGTGTGTCGGTTCTGTTTATTCTGCTAGCAGCCGATTTATCGATCGCCAGTATTTTTGCTTTGGGTTGGGGAAGTCTGTTTACAGTTCTCTTGCTGATGTTGGTAGTACGTCCGGTGAGTGTTACTTTGTGTACCTGGAAAAGCGGACTGAACTGGCGGCAAAAGTTATTTTTAGGTTGGGTCGGACCGAGAGGAATTGTTTCGGCTTCAGTGGCTTCTTTATTCGCTATTTTGCTGACTCAAAGAGGTTTTAATGGCGGAGATTCGATTAAAGCTCTGGTTTTCCTGACGATTATGATGACAGTTTTAGTCCAAGGGCTGACTGCTCGTTGGGTTGCTCACTGGCTGAAAATTACTTCTTCGGAAGCAACTGGGGCGGTAATTATTGGCTGTAATCCTTTGGGGCGTTTGGTTGGACGATTGTTTCAAGAACAGGGAGAATCAGTGGTGCTAATTGACACTGACCCCGAAGCTTGTCAAAAAGCCGAAGAGGAAAATCTGCGCGTCTTTCAAAGTAGCGGACTCGATCCTGATGCTTTAGAAGAAGCAGGAATTGAATCAATCGGGACTTTTCTGGCGCTCACCAGTAATGGAGAAGTGAATTTAGTTTTAGGACAGCGCGCGATCGAGGAATTTCAGCCTCCTCGTGTCTTAGCCGTTTTTCCCAAAAATAGCCAAACTAATAATCCGACCAATAAAGCCAAGGTTAACCAAGCTTTTATTGCTCAACTACCGATAAAAACTTGGAACCAATATTTAAGCGAAGGACAAGTTAAGTTGGGTAGAACTGTACTCAAAGAGCCAGGTTTTACTTTCCAACAAGCGCATTTGAAAGCTTTGATTCGTTCGGGCGAACTATTACCGTTATTGGTGAAACGAGAAAGACGTTTACAAGTAGTGAAAGCTTCTGAAGAATGGCGTGCAGGTGACGAAATTATTTATCTGCTTCACGATCCCAGACCGAAATTACTCAAACGTCTCTCTGGTGGTAGTTCTAGTTCTCGTTTGGCTTTGGAAAAACTTCCGGAAGTTGAGGAAGTGCCTATTGCTGCTCCGGTGCCTGAATCTACCGAGGAGAAAGTTACTGAGCCAGTTAATCAGTAA
- a CDS encoding ArnT family glycosyltransferase → MERQTFAWGRLGKTIRRHDRGIEWLWILGLLLAALILYLTNLGSLPLRDWDEGTIAQVAKEIWQGDWLFPTLWGEPYLNKPPLIHWAIASLYSFAGVSEWTTRLPSALLSAVSVPLLYCLGRELFPVRTPAVFSSLVYLTLLPVLRHGRLAMLDGPILCFTILTIWCTLRSRRDLRWALGTGIGLALIALTKGIMALLIAAIALSFLAWDTPRLLFSVYFWTGLFLGSVPAIAWYVAQWQQYAGDFLSTGILDQSLSRIWTTVENHDGPFWYYLLEIVKYPWPWLLFAVYGWRLAWENRNWGWAKLVLIWSGVYLVSVSLMATKLPWYILPLYPALALAAGAELAEVRALPSFRAYPRWWTIILAFLALVATVASIYFGITAQSDRSLIIILGAVALTAVTAAVLIERKDEQFISMLVWGMYVSLLLFVSSPHWIWELNEAFPVQPVAGIVKLTTSRNETVYTSFDYRRPSLDFYSEKPILPPPEAELEQLQQNRAATNISSPEELKLEWFQQYWQNQATPYLLLSADTLSQLNLESVQELGTAPPNFVLIGKSETEK, encoded by the coding sequence ATGGAGCGTCAAACTTTTGCTTGGGGTCGTTTAGGAAAGACGATTCGTCGCCACGATCGAGGTATTGAATGGCTGTGGATTTTAGGTTTACTGCTAGCTGCTTTGATTCTCTATTTGACTAATTTGGGTAGTTTGCCACTGCGAGATTGGGATGAAGGGACGATCGCTCAAGTGGCTAAGGAAATCTGGCAGGGAGATTGGCTGTTTCCGACTTTGTGGGGAGAGCCTTATCTGAATAAACCTCCTTTGATTCATTGGGCGATCGCGTCTCTGTATTCGTTTGCAGGTGTGTCGGAGTGGACGACGCGCTTACCTAGTGCTTTGCTGAGTGCGGTTTCTGTACCGTTACTTTACTGTTTGGGGAGAGAACTTTTTCCGGTTCGCACTCCTGCGGTTTTTTCGAGTTTAGTTTATTTAACTTTATTGCCTGTTTTACGTCACGGACGTTTGGCAATGCTTGATGGACCGATTCTTTGTTTTACAATCTTGACTATCTGGTGTACTTTGCGATCGCGTCGCGATTTGCGTTGGGCTTTGGGTACGGGGATTGGTTTAGCTTTAATTGCTTTGACTAAGGGGATTATGGCTTTGTTAATTGCGGCGATCGCTTTGTCTTTTTTGGCTTGGGATACGCCACGATTGCTGTTTTCGGTTTATTTTTGGACTGGTTTGTTTTTGGGGAGCGTTCCGGCGATCGCTTGGTATGTTGCTCAATGGCAGCAGTATGCTGGTGATTTTCTCAGCACTGGGATCTTGGATCAGTCCCTAAGCCGTATTTGGACGACTGTGGAAAATCACGACGGCCCGTTTTGGTACTACTTGTTGGAAATTGTCAAGTATCCTTGGCCTTGGCTTTTGTTTGCTGTTTATGGTTGGCGCTTGGCTTGGGAAAATCGTAACTGGGGTTGGGCAAAATTAGTTTTGATTTGGAGTGGTGTTTATTTAGTCTCTGTGTCGTTAATGGCGACGAAACTGCCTTGGTACATTCTGCCTCTTTATCCTGCTTTAGCTTTGGCTGCTGGAGCGGAATTAGCGGAAGTTCGTGCTTTGCCGAGTTTTCGTGCTTATCCTCGTTGGTGGACGATTATTTTAGCTTTCCTCGCACTGGTAGCTACTGTGGCTAGTATTTATTTTGGCATTACGGCTCAGAGCGATCGCTCTTTAATTATTATTTTGGGAGCAGTTGCTTTAACCGCAGTCACGGCGGCAGTTTTAATTGAAAGAAAGGACGAGCAATTTATTTCGATGTTGGTTTGGGGAATGTATGTCTCGTTGTTGCTCTTTGTTAGTTCTCCCCACTGGATTTGGGAGCTAAATGAGGCTTTTCCCGTTCAACCAGTGGCGGGAATAGTTAAACTAACTACGTCGAGAAATGAAACTGTTTACACTTCTTTCGACTATCGCCGTCCTTCGCTAGATTTTTATAGCGAGAAACCTATTTTACCGCCTCCTGAAGCTGAGTTAGAACAGCTACAACAAAATCGAGCAGCAACAAATATTAGTTCCCCAGAAGAACTTAAATTAGAGTGGTTCCAACAATATTGGCAAAACCAAGCAACACCTTACCTGTTGCTCTCGGCTGATACTTTAAGTCAGTTGAATTTAGAATCAGTCCAAGAGTTAGGTACTGCACCTCCTAACTTTGTCCTGATTGGTAAAAGCGAAACTGAAAAATAA
- a CDS encoding AbrB family transcriptional regulator, with amino-acid sequence MANKKKKPEPLTGEALVRKVKDLGNLSKEEKARECGYYTVTKNGIERVNMMKFLNALIDAEGIELDSTSNGNGRGGRSASYKISVQSNHNLLIGSAYTRKMGLKPGDEFEITLGRKHIHLKQINADDDDEFDEE; translated from the coding sequence ATGGCTAATAAAAAGAAAAAACCAGAACCCTTAACCGGGGAAGCATTGGTCAGGAAAGTTAAAGACTTAGGAAACCTCAGTAAAGAGGAAAAAGCTAGAGAATGTGGTTACTATACCGTCACCAAAAACGGTATCGAGCGCGTTAATATGATGAAGTTCCTCAATGCTCTTATTGATGCAGAGGGAATTGAATTAGATAGCACTTCTAACGGGAACGGTCGTGGCGGACGCTCTGCTAGTTATAAAATTAGCGTGCAGTCTAACCATAATCTCTTGATCGGCTCCGCTTACACAAGAAAGATGGGCTTGAAACCAGGAGATGAATTTGAGATTACTCTAGGACGAAAACATATTCATCTTAAGCAAATTAATGCTGATGATGATGATGAATTTGATGAAGAATAA
- a CDS encoding Rrf2 family transcriptional regulator has protein sequence MKLTTRGHYSVKALLDISLQPKQKPTSVKEISSRQDIPAAYLEKLLIEMRRAGLVKSVRGAYGGYKLARQPAQISLGEILAAVGETVMPLSHHTPDTSATEDWVTFCLWQRLHEKLQEALYSITLADLYYDARSWQAALGEETSFVV, from the coding sequence ATGAAATTAACTACTCGCGGACATTACAGCGTCAAAGCGTTATTAGATATTAGTTTGCAGCCGAAGCAAAAACCTACTTCAGTGAAGGAGATTTCGTCTCGACAAGATATTCCTGCGGCTTATTTAGAAAAGTTACTGATCGAAATGCGTCGTGCTGGTTTGGTAAAGTCAGTGAGAGGAGCTTATGGAGGCTATAAACTTGCTCGTCAACCTGCACAAATTTCTCTCGGAGAAATCTTAGCCGCAGTGGGGGAAACTGTTATGCCACTTTCTCATCATACTCCTGATACTTCTGCTACTGAAGATTGGGTAACATTTTGTTTGTGGCAAAGATTACACGAAAAACTCCAAGAAGCTCTTTACAGTATTACCTTGGCAGACCTATACTATGATGCTCGTAGTTGGCAAGCTGCTCTGGGAGAAGAAACTAGCTTTGTGGTTTAA
- a CDS encoding GFA family protein: MTKTNESVTYQGGCHCGAIRFQVVVDKHEGLECNCSICRKKGFLHLIVPPAQFELLKGADCLSTYTFNTGTARHTFCRVCGIHPFYRPRSHPDAYDVNIRCLDGDLLSRFEIEFFDGAHWEANVEKIRQ, from the coding sequence ATGACAAAAACTAACGAATCTGTAACTTATCAAGGTGGCTGTCACTGCGGTGCAATTCGCTTCCAAGTGGTGGTTGACAAACACGAGGGTTTGGAGTGTAACTGCTCGATTTGTCGCAAGAAAGGTTTTTTACACTTGATTGTTCCCCCCGCACAATTTGAGTTACTTAAGGGGGCTGATTGTTTATCTACCTACACCTTTAACACGGGAACTGCTCGACATACATTTTGCCGTGTTTGTGGTATTCATCCGTTTTATCGTCCTCGTTCTCATCCGGATGCTTATGATGTCAACATTCGCTGTCTAGATGGGGATTTGCTGTCTCGATTTGAGATCGAATTTTTCGATGGTGCACATTGGGAAGCAAATGTTGAGAAAATCCGCCAATAA